In Erythrobacter sp. F6033, a single genomic region encodes these proteins:
- the rplN gene encoding 50S ribosomal protein L14, which produces MIQMQSNLDVADNSGAKRVQCIKVLGGSKRRFASVGDVIVVSVKEAQPRAKVKKGDVHRAVIVRTKKDVRRPDGSVIRFDSNAAVLVNKSEEPIGTRIFGPVVRELRGRGFMKIISLAPEVL; this is translated from the coding sequence ATGATCCAGATGCAATCCAATCTCGACGTCGCGGACAACAGCGGCGCAAAGCGCGTGCAGTGCATTAAAGTACTGGGCGGGTCAAAGCGCCGGTTTGCCTCCGTTGGCGACGTGATCGTGGTTTCTGTTAAGGAAGCCCAGCCACGTGCAAAGGTCAAAAAGGGCGACGTTCACCGTGCAGTGATCGTCCGCACCAAGAAGGACGTTCGTCGTCCCGATGGCAGCGTAATCCGTTTTGACAGCAACGCAGCTGTACTCGTGAACAAAAGCGAAGAGCCAATCGGCACTCGTATCTTTGGCCCAGTGGTCCGCGAACTTCGCGGCCGCGGCTTTATGAAGATCATTTCGCTCGCTCCGGAGGTGCTCTAA
- the rplV gene encoding 50S ribosomal protein L22, which produces MGKAKSPRRVADNEALAVGTTIRGSAQKLNLVAQLIRGKKAEEALNILSFSKKAMAKDATKVLASAIANAENNHNLDVDALVVAEASVGKSITMKRFHTRGRGKSTRILKPFSKLRIVVREQEEEEA; this is translated from the coding sequence ATGGGCAAGGCAAAATCTCCACGCCGCGTAGCGGACAATGAGGCATTGGCTGTCGGCACCACGATCCGTGGTTCGGCGCAAAAGCTTAACCTCGTTGCTCAGCTGATCCGCGGCAAGAAAGCCGAAGAGGCTCTCAACATCCTCTCGTTCTCTAAGAAGGCCATGGCCAAGGATGCGACGAAAGTCCTCGCATCGGCGATCGCCAACGCAGAGAACAACCATAATCTGGATGTTGATGCTCTCGTCGTTGCGGAAGCTTCGGTCGGTAAGTCGATAACCATGAAGCGGTTCCACACACGCGGTCGCGGCAAGTCGACCCGCATTCTCAAGCCGTTCAGCAAGCTGCGTATCGTAGTTCGCGAACAGGAAGAAGAAGAGGCGTAA
- the rpsH gene encoding 30S ribosomal protein S8, producing MAMTDPLGDMLTRIRNGQQAKKDSVLSPASKLRANVLEVLTREGYIRGYSEDASGKHPALRIELKYFEGEPAIKHVSRVSKPGRRVYSGSKELPTVRNGLGITIVSTPRGVLSDNEARDSNVGGEVLAEVF from the coding sequence ATGGCTATGACCGATCCACTGGGTGATATGCTCACCCGTATCCGTAACGGACAGCAGGCTAAGAAGGATTCCGTCCTTTCGCCAGCTTCCAAACTGCGCGCTAACGTGCTCGAAGTTCTCACTCGTGAAGGCTACATCCGTGGCTACAGCGAAGATGCGAGCGGCAAGCACCCAGCGCTTCGGATTGAACTGAAATATTTCGAGGGCGAGCCTGCTATCAAGCATGTAAGCCGCGTCTCCAAGCCTGGCCGCCGCGTCTATTCGGGTTCGAAAGAGCTTCCGACTGTTCGTAACGGCCTTGGCATCACCATCGTCTCGACCCCGCGCGGTGTTCTTTCGGACAACGAAGCGCGTGACAGCAATGTCGGCGGCGAAGTGCTTGCGGAGGTCTTCTGA
- the rplE gene encoding 50S ribosomal protein L5 — MVDYTPRMKAKFDDQIVKAMTEKFGYKNRLQVPKLEKITLNMGVGEASQDKKKVAIAAEEMALIAGQKPVITKAKKSIAQFKLREGMPIGCKVTLRRERMYEFVDRLVTIAMPRIRDFRGLNAKSFDGRGNYAMGLKEQIVFPEISYDKIDKVRGMDIIVTTTANTDEEARELLRLFGFPFEGEANEQKEAA, encoded by the coding sequence ATGGTTGATTACACTCCACGTATGAAAGCCAAGTTTGACGACCAGATCGTCAAAGCGATGACTGAAAAGTTCGGCTACAAGAACCGTCTTCAGGTTCCAAAGCTCGAAAAGATCACACTCAACATGGGTGTGGGCGAAGCGAGCCAGGACAAGAAGAAAGTTGCTATTGCGGCTGAAGAAATGGCGCTGATCGCTGGTCAGAAGCCCGTCATCACCAAGGCAAAGAAATCGATCGCCCAGTTCAAACTGCGCGAAGGCATGCCAATCGGTTGCAAGGTAACCCTGCGCCGCGAACGCATGTACGAATTCGTTGATCGTCTTGTGACTATCGCAATGCCTCGTATTCGTGACTTTCGTGGTCTGAACGCCAAGTCGTTCGACGGCCGCGGCAACTACGCAATGGGTCTTAAAGAGCAGATCGTCTTCCCAGAGATCAGCTACGACAAGATCGATAAAGTTCGGGGCATGGATATCATTGTGACCACGACCGCGAACACCGATGAAGAGGCGCGCGAATTGCTCCGTCTCTTCGGCTTCCCTTTCGAAGGTGAAGCTAACGAACAGAAAGAAGCGGCGTGA
- the rplB gene encoding 50S ribosomal protein L2, which translates to MALKNYKPTSPARRGLVLIDKTGLHKGGPVKSLTEGKRKTGGRNNKGHVTSRGIAGGHKQKYRFIDFKRRKWDVPATVERIEYDPNRTAFIALLKYEDGELAYIICPQRLAVGDTVVAGEKTDTKPGNAMLMGQMPVGTICHNVEMKPGKGGQIARSAGTYVQIVGRDRGMVIVRLNSGEQRYLRSDCMGTVGAVSNPDNQNQNFGKAGRTRWKGRRPLTRGVAKNPVDHPHGGGEGRTSGGRHPVTPWGKPTKGARTRKNKQTDKMIIRSRHAKKKR; encoded by the coding sequence ATGGCACTCAAGAATTACAAACCGACTAGCCCCGCACGTCGCGGCCTCGTCCTGATCGACAAAACCGGTCTCCACAAAGGTGGTCCGGTTAAGTCGCTCACCGAAGGCAAGCGCAAAACCGGTGGCCGGAACAACAAAGGCCATGTCACCTCGCGTGGCATCGCCGGCGGTCACAAGCAAAAGTACCGCTTCATCGATTTCAAGCGTCGGAAGTGGGATGTTCCTGCGACTGTCGAGCGGATCGAGTATGACCCGAACCGCACCGCTTTCATCGCGCTTCTGAAGTACGAAGATGGCGAACTGGCCTACATCATCTGCCCGCAGCGCTTGGCTGTTGGTGACACCGTAGTCGCTGGCGAGAAGACCGATACCAAGCCTGGCAATGCCATGCTTATGGGTCAGATGCCGGTTGGTACAATCTGTCACAACGTAGAGATGAAGCCGGGCAAGGGTGGTCAAATCGCTCGTTCGGCAGGCACCTATGTTCAGATCGTCGGTCGTGACCGCGGTATGGTCATCGTTCGCTTGAACTCGGGTGAGCAGCGTTACCTGCGCTCCGATTGCATGGGCACAGTTGGCGCGGTTTCGAACCCCGACAACCAGAACCAGAACTTCGGTAAGGCTGGTCGCACACGTTGGAAGGGCCGTCGTCCTCTCACACGTGGTGTTGCGAAGAACCCAGTCGATCACCCACACGGTGGTGGTGAAGGCCGCACCAGCGGTGGTCGTCACCCGGTTACTCCATGGGGCAAGCCGACGAAGGGTGCCCGCACTCGTAAGAACAAGCAGACGGACAAGATGATCATCCGTTCGCGTCACGCCAAGAAGAAGAGGTAA
- the rpsS gene encoding 30S ribosomal protein S19, with protein MARSVWKGPFVELSLLKKAEDAQEAGNSKPIKTWSRRSTILPQFVGLVFNVYNGQKFIPVSVSEEMVGHKLGEFAPTRSFPGHAADKKGKR; from the coding sequence ATGGCACGTTCCGTCTGGAAAGGTCCGTTTGTCGAACTCAGCCTTCTGAAGAAGGCTGAAGACGCACAGGAAGCCGGCAATTCAAAGCCGATCAAAACCTGGTCTCGTCGTTCGACTATTCTGCCGCAGTTCGTTGGGCTCGTATTCAACGTATACAACGGTCAGAAATTCATCCCCGTCTCTGTTTCGGAAGAAATGGTCGGTCACAAGCTCGGTGAATTTGCGCCAACGCGCAGCTTCCCAGGCCACGCTGCCGACAAGAAGGGCAAGCGCTAA
- the rpsN gene encoding 30S ribosomal protein S14 produces MAKLSSINKNERRKKLVKKYAAKYEKLKAIADDESLEESERLIARLKMAEIPRNGNPTRVRNRCATTGRPRGYYRKFGINRIELRQLGTRGMIPGLTKSSW; encoded by the coding sequence ATGGCGAAACTGAGTTCCATTAACAAAAACGAGCGTCGTAAGAAGCTCGTTAAAAAGTACGCAGCAAAGTACGAGAAGCTGAAGGCAATCGCAGATGACGAGAGCCTTGAAGAGAGCGAGCGTTTGATCGCGCGTCTCAAAATGGCTGAGATTCCCCGCAACGGGAATCCAACTCGCGTGCGCAATCGCTGCGCCACCACCGGCCGCCCGCGCGGCTATTACCGCAAGTTCGGCATCAACCGTATCGAACTGCGTCAACTTGGTACCCGTGGAATGATCCCGGGTCTAACCAAGTCGAGCTGGTGA
- the rplD gene encoding 50S ribosomal protein L4 has product MKVKVQKIDGKASGDIELNDAVFGVEPRADILHRVVTWQLENRRATARPTRERSDVARTGKKHGPQKGSGGARHGDRGAPIFIGGGKAHGARKRDFNQSLNKKIRALGLKMALSTKAKDGLVVVDSLTLKEAKTQALKGHFDKHGFAGKVLVIDGESVDDGFKKAAGNLPGINVIPAAGANVYDILNHDTLILTKDAVAKLEARFNG; this is encoded by the coding sequence ATGAAGGTGAAGGTCCAAAAGATCGACGGTAAGGCGTCGGGCGACATCGAGTTGAACGATGCTGTATTCGGCGTGGAGCCGCGCGCAGACATCCTGCACCGCGTTGTTACCTGGCAGCTTGAAAACCGCCGCGCGACTGCGCGTCCAACGCGTGAGCGTTCGGATGTTGCTCGTACCGGTAAGAAGCATGGCCCGCAAAAAGGTTCAGGTGGCGCTCGTCACGGCGACCGCGGCGCTCCTATCTTTATCGGTGGTGGTAAAGCTCACGGTGCTCGCAAGCGTGACTTCAACCAGTCGCTGAACAAGAAAATCCGCGCACTCGGCCTGAAAATGGCTCTTTCGACCAAAGCTAAAGACGGCCTCGTTGTTGTCGACAGCCTTACGCTGAAAGAAGCCAAGACGCAGGCGCTCAAAGGTCACTTCGACAAGCATGGCTTTGCCGGCAAAGTCCTCGTGATCGACGGTGAGAGCGTGGATGACGGTTTCAAAAAAGCCGCTGGCAACCTTCCGGGCATCAACGTGATCCCGGCAGCTGGTGCCAACGTCTATGACATTCTCAATCACGACACGCTTATCCTGACCAAGGATGCCGTGGCAAAGCTGGAGGCGCGCTTCAATGGCTAA
- the rplP gene encoding 50S ribosomal protein L16: MLQPKKTKYRKAFKGRIKGDAKGGTTLNFGSYGLKALEPERLTARQIEAARRAITRAMRRQGRLWIRVFPDVPVSKKPAEVRQGKGKGSVEYWAARVKPGRILFELDGVSGPLAALAFERAAMKLPIKTKVVARLGDTSHLGGE; the protein is encoded by the coding sequence ATGCTGCAACCGAAGAAAACAAAGTATCGCAAGGCCTTTAAGGGTCGGATCAAGGGCGACGCAAAGGGCGGCACTACGCTGAACTTTGGCTCTTATGGTCTGAAAGCTCTTGAGCCTGAGCGTTTGACTGCTCGTCAGATCGAAGCCGCTCGTCGTGCTATTACCCGTGCAATGCGTCGTCAGGGTCGTCTCTGGATCCGCGTCTTCCCAGACGTTCCAGTGTCGAAGAAGCCTGCCGAAGTCCGTCAGGGTAAAGGTAAAGGTTCGGTCGAATATTGGGCTGCTCGCGTTAAGCCGGGCCGCATCCTGTTCGAACTCGACGGCGTTTCGGGTCCGCTCGCGGCACTCGCATTCGAGCGCGCAGCTATGAAGCTGCCGATCAAGACAAAGGTTGTTGCCCGTCTGGGTGACACCTCACACCTGGGAGGCGAATGA
- the rpsC gene encoding 30S ribosomal protein S3 translates to MGQKSNPIGLRLQINRTWDSRWYAEGRDYAGLLAEDIKIRKYILETVPQAAISKVVIERPAKLCRVSIYAARPGVIIGKKGADIEKLRSKLATMTESEVKLNIVEIRKPEIDAKLVAQGIADQLIRRVAFRRAMKRAMQSAMRLGAEGIKIVCGGRLGGAEIARVEQYREGRVPLHTLRANIDYAETEALTAYGIIGIKVWVFKGEILAHDPTAQDRLMMESQTSGVRPAR, encoded by the coding sequence ATGGGTCAGAAGAGTAATCCGATCGGTCTGCGTCTGCAGATCAACCGCACCTGGGATAGCCGCTGGTACGCCGAAGGGCGTGACTATGCCGGTCTCCTGGCGGAAGATATCAAGATCCGTAAATACATCCTCGAAACCGTGCCACAGGCTGCGATTTCGAAGGTCGTGATCGAACGTCCGGCCAAACTGTGCCGTGTTTCGATCTATGCGGCTCGTCCTGGTGTTATCATCGGTAAGAAAGGCGCAGACATCGAAAAGCTGCGTTCGAAACTTGCCACGATGACCGAAAGCGAAGTGAAGCTGAACATCGTTGAGATCCGCAAGCCGGAAATCGATGCCAAGCTCGTCGCTCAGGGTATCGCTGATCAGCTCATTCGTCGTGTGGCTTTCCGCCGTGCGATGAAACGCGCAATGCAATCTGCCATGCGTCTCGGCGCAGAAGGCATCAAGATTGTCTGCGGCGGCCGTCTTGGCGGCGCTGAAATCGCCCGTGTTGAGCAGTATCGTGAGGGCCGCGTGCCGCTTCACACACTGCGTGCAAACATCGACTATGCCGAAACCGAAGCGCTGACTGCTTATGGCATCATCGGGATCAAGGTCTGGGTCTTCAAAGGCGAAATTCTCGCCCACGATCCGACCGCTCAAGATCGCTTGATGATGGAATCGCAGACTTCCGGCGTTCGTCCGGCTCGCTGA
- the rpsQ gene encoding 30S ribosomal protein S17, with product MPKRILTGTVTSDKTDKTVTVLVERKVKHPLYGKIIRRSKKYHAHDEENAFTVGDVVRIEETKPISKTKTWAVKDRVVSGGTQAIEADLDVEAASN from the coding sequence ATGCCGAAACGTATTCTGACCGGGACTGTCACCTCCGACAAAACCGATAAGACCGTGACCGTGCTGGTCGAACGCAAGGTTAAGCACCCGCTTTACGGGAAGATTATCCGTCGTTCGAAGAAGTATCACGCTCACGACGAAGAAAACGCATTCACCGTAGGTGATGTTGTCCGGATCGAAGAGACCAAACCGATCTCCAAGACCAAGACCTGGGCTGTGAAAGACCGGGTTGTGTCGGGCGGCACGCAAGCGATCGAAGCTGATCTCGATGTCGAGGCAGCAAGCAACTAA
- a CDS encoding 50S ribosomal protein L23 has product MAKKQDIDARHYDVILAPHITEKSTMASESNAVVFKVSNDATKPQIKEAVEAIYEKKVASVNTILTKGKTKRWKGKPYKRSDFKKAVVRLADGEMIDFTSGI; this is encoded by the coding sequence ATGGCTAAAAAGCAAGACATCGATGCGCGTCACTACGACGTGATTCTCGCTCCGCACATCACTGAGAAGTCGACAATGGCTTCGGAGAGCAATGCGGTTGTTTTCAAGGTGTCGAATGATGCCACCAAGCCGCAGATCAAAGAAGCGGTTGAGGCGATCTACGAAAAGAAGGTTGCGTCGGTGAACACCATTCTCACCAAGGGAAAGACGAAGCGCTGGAAGGGTAAACCTTACAAGCGTTCGGATTTCAAAAAGGCAGTCGTACGCCTCGCTGATGGCGAGATGATCGACTTCACCAGCGGTATCTGA
- the rpmC gene encoding 50S ribosomal protein L29 has product MADIEDLRTKTDDQLTTELTDLKREQFNLRFQSATNQLEKPSRIREVRRNIAQIKTLQNERAAKAAAEKA; this is encoded by the coding sequence ATGGCCGACATCGAAGATCTTCGCACGAAGACCGACGACCAGCTCACCACAGAGCTGACCGATCTGAAGCGCGAGCAGTTCAACCTGCGCTTCCAGTCTGCGACCAACCAGCTGGAAAAGCCTTCGCGCATTCGCGAAGTGCGTCGCAACATCGCGCAGATCAAAACGCTGCAAAACGAGCGTGCGGCGAAAGCCGCCGCCGAAAAGGCGTAA
- the rplX gene encoding 50S ribosomal protein L24 — protein sequence MGAAKIKKGDSVVVLSGKDKGRTGTVEQVMPKDGKVVVEGVNIITRHKKPTQQNPQGGIERKPAPMNLSKVAVADPKDGKPTRVRFEEKDGKKVRVAVKSGETIDG from the coding sequence ATGGGTGCTGCAAAAATCAAAAAGGGTGACAGCGTTGTAGTGCTGTCCGGCAAAGACAAGGGCCGTACCGGCACTGTCGAGCAGGTGATGCCTAAAGACGGCAAAGTCGTCGTTGAAGGCGTCAACATTATCACCCGTCACAAAAAACCGACCCAGCAAAATCCGCAAGGTGGGATTGAGCGCAAGCCTGCTCCGATGAACCTTTCAAAGGTTGCTGTGGCTGACCCTAAAGATGGCAAGCCAACCCGCGTCCGTTTCGAAGAAAAGGACGGCAAGAAGGTTCGCGTTGCTGTAAAGAGTGGGGAGACTATCGATGGTTGA